The following proteins come from a genomic window of Mycobacterium sp. DL:
- a CDS encoding alpha/beta hydrolase family protein — MELREKFRGKWVRRMAAAAMAAAALPGLIGFAGGQATAGAFSRPGLPVEYLDVFSPAMNRDIRVQFQGGGPNAVYLLDGLRAQDDYNGWDINTPAFEWYYQSGLSTVMPVGGQSSFYTDWYQPSRGNGQDYTYKWETFLTQELPAWLEANRGVSQNGNAVVGLSMAGSASMNYAIYYPQKFIYAASLSGFLNPSEGWWPMLIGLAMNDAGGFNAESMWGPSSDPAWKRNDPMVNIAQLVANNTRIWVYCGTGTPSELDSGTPGQNLMAAQFLEGFTLRTNISFRDNYIAAGGANGVFNFPSNGTHSWGYWGQQLQQMKPDIQRVLGAQNTA; from the coding sequence ATGGAGTTGAGAGAGAAGTTTCGAGGTAAGTGGGTGCGCCGGATGGCCGCTGCCGCCATGGCGGCTGCAGCACTACCCGGGCTGATCGGCTTCGCCGGGGGTCAGGCGACCGCGGGAGCGTTCTCCCGGCCGGGTCTTCCCGTCGAGTATCTGGATGTGTTCTCCCCGGCGATGAATCGCGACATCCGCGTTCAGTTCCAGGGTGGTGGGCCGAACGCGGTGTACCTGCTCGACGGCCTTCGTGCCCAGGACGATTACAACGGCTGGGACATCAACACGCCGGCGTTCGAGTGGTACTACCAGTCCGGTCTGTCGACGGTGATGCCGGTCGGCGGCCAGTCCAGCTTCTACACCGACTGGTATCAGCCGTCGCGTGGCAACGGCCAGGACTACACCTACAAGTGGGAGACGTTCCTGACCCAGGAACTCCCGGCGTGGTTGGAGGCCAACCGCGGTGTGTCGCAGAACGGCAACGCAGTTGTCGGTCTGTCGATGGCCGGCAGCGCGTCGATGAACTACGCGATCTACTACCCGCAGAAGTTCATCTACGCGGCTTCACTCTCGGGCTTCCTCAATCCGTCCGAGGGCTGGTGGCCGATGCTGATCGGCCTGGCGATGAACGACGCGGGCGGCTTCAACGCCGAGAGCATGTGGGGTCCGTCCTCGGATCCGGCGTGGAAGCGTAACGATCCGATGGTCAACATCGCTCAGCTGGTGGCCAACAACACCCGGATCTGGGTCTACTGCGGCACCGGCACCCCGTCGGAGCTGGATAGCGGAACCCCCGGCCAGAACCTGATGGCGGCACAGTTCCTCGAGGGCTTCACCTTGCGGACCAACATCAGCTTCCGTGACAACTACATCGCGGCGGGCGGCGCCAACGGCGTCTTCAACTTCCCGTCGAACGGCACGCACAGCTGGGGCTACTGGGGTCAGCAGCTGCAGCAGATGAAGCCGGACATCCAGCGGGTGCTCGGGGCACAGAACACCGCCTGA
- a CDS encoding DUF1810 domain-containing protein: protein MTVDDSKSADPFDLGRFVEAQDRVYPTALGELRAGTKRSHWIWFIFPQLRGLGHSTTAHEFGISSTAEARAYLDHPVLGPRLRDCAATLLAHAGRTAHEIFGYPDDLKVRSSMTLFAQAGGDPVFGAVLDAFYDGKHDPATLELLD from the coding sequence ATGACCGTCGACGATTCGAAGTCCGCCGACCCGTTCGACCTCGGTCGCTTCGTCGAAGCTCAGGACCGGGTGTATCCGACGGCGCTCGGCGAACTGCGCGCGGGCACCAAGCGCAGCCACTGGATCTGGTTCATCTTCCCGCAGCTGCGAGGCCTCGGCCACAGCACGACAGCGCACGAGTTCGGAATCTCGTCGACGGCCGAGGCGCGGGCGTACCTCGACCATCCCGTTCTCGGACCGCGGTTACGCGATTGTGCCGCAACGCTGCTCGCTCACGCAGGCCGCACGGCACACGAGATCTTCGGATATCCGGACGACCTCAAAGTGCGCTCGTCGATGACGTTGTTCGCCCAAGCCGGCGGGGACCCGGTGTTCGGTGCGGTGCTGGACGCGTTCTACGACGGGAAGCACGACCCCGCGACGTTGGAGCTGCTGGACTGA
- a CDS encoding alpha-amylase family protein, which translates to MERVTEPDWVEHVIWWQIYPLGFVGAHPADPPPTADEHRIRRIVDWLDYAVELGASGLALGPVFASRSHGYDTTDHYRIDPRLGDDADFDHLVSEAHQRGLRLLLDGVFNHVGTDFARYRDAVDGGDTSWFRVRGGTFANFEGHDGLIALDHRNPEVVDYTVDVMRHWLGRGADGWRLDAAYAVPDSFWAEVLPRVRAEFPQAWFVGEVIHGDYGAHVRRAGFDSITQYELWKAIWSSLNDANFHELDWTLTRHNEFLDTFVPLTFIGNHDVTRIASMVDNPAHVEHALAILLTIGGTPSVYAGDESAYRGVKEERFGGDDAVRPEFGSPHEGVGEHGQQVFRAHQHLIGLRRRHPWLHTARTAPLHVTNHGYVYAARDGDNTLIVALNVADEPMPVSLSELGFGTAEMVAGSGAPPPDVVAEAVVPAHGWLVLVPR; encoded by the coding sequence ATGGAGCGTGTGACAGAACCCGATTGGGTCGAGCACGTCATCTGGTGGCAGATCTATCCGCTGGGCTTCGTGGGGGCTCACCCGGCTGATCCGCCGCCGACGGCCGACGAGCACCGGATCCGCAGGATCGTCGACTGGCTCGACTACGCGGTCGAACTCGGTGCCTCCGGCTTGGCGCTGGGGCCGGTGTTCGCCTCACGCAGCCACGGGTACGACACCACCGACCATTACCGCATCGACCCCCGGTTGGGTGACGACGCCGACTTCGATCACCTTGTCTCCGAGGCTCATCAGAGGGGCCTGCGGCTGCTGCTCGACGGTGTCTTCAACCACGTCGGAACAGACTTCGCCCGCTATCGCGATGCCGTCGACGGCGGCGACACCTCGTGGTTCCGGGTGCGCGGCGGCACGTTCGCGAACTTCGAGGGTCACGACGGGTTGATCGCGCTCGATCATCGGAACCCGGAGGTCGTCGACTACACGGTGGACGTGATGCGGCACTGGCTCGGTCGCGGGGCCGACGGCTGGCGCCTCGACGCGGCCTACGCTGTGCCCGACAGTTTCTGGGCGGAGGTGCTGCCGCGGGTGCGTGCGGAGTTCCCGCAGGCGTGGTTCGTCGGGGAAGTCATCCACGGCGACTACGGTGCCCACGTCCGTAGAGCAGGGTTCGACTCCATCACGCAGTACGAACTCTGGAAGGCCATCTGGAGCAGCCTCAACGACGCGAACTTCCATGAGTTGGACTGGACGCTGACGAGGCACAACGAATTCCTCGACACCTTCGTCCCGTTGACGTTCATCGGCAACCACGACGTCACCCGGATCGCCAGCATGGTGGACAACCCGGCCCACGTCGAACACGCGCTGGCAATTCTGCTGACCATCGGAGGCACGCCCAGCGTCTACGCCGGCGACGAGTCCGCTTACCGCGGGGTCAAAGAGGAGCGGTTCGGCGGCGACGATGCGGTCCGGCCCGAATTCGGTTCTCCCCATGAGGGAGTGGGCGAGCACGGGCAGCAGGTGTTCCGGGCACACCAGCATCTCATCGGCCTGCGGCGGCGCCATCCCTGGTTGCACACTGCGCGGACCGCGCCGCTGCACGTCACCAACCATGGGTACGTATACGCGGCCCGAGACGGTGACAACACTCTGATCGTCGCACTCAACGTCGCCGACGAGCCGATGCCGGTGTCCTTGTCGGAGTTGGGGTTCGGCACCGCCGAAATGGTGGCCGGTTCCGGCGCGCCGCCGCCGGATGTCGTTGCCGAGGCGGTGGTGCCCGCCCACGGCTGGCTGGTGCTGGTGCCGCGCTGA
- a CDS encoding nucleoside deaminase, whose protein sequence is MAVSGDDLEHLRRCTDLARIALQGGDEPFGSLLVDGSGTVRFEDHNRVRDGDATRHPEFAIAKWAVDNLTPEERARSTVYTSGEHCPMCAAAHGWVGLGRIVYAASSAQLTQWLQAWGAPSPPVAALAITTIAPGVVVDGPVPELTETMKTMYQQAFAR, encoded by the coding sequence GTGGCAGTCAGCGGAGACGACCTCGAGCACCTGCGGCGGTGCACCGATCTGGCGCGTATCGCGCTGCAGGGAGGAGACGAGCCGTTCGGTTCACTGCTCGTCGACGGCTCAGGCACAGTGCGTTTCGAGGACCACAATCGAGTCCGGGACGGCGACGCCACCCGCCACCCGGAGTTCGCCATCGCCAAGTGGGCGGTCGACAACCTGACACCCGAGGAACGCGCCCGAAGCACGGTGTACACCTCGGGTGAGCACTGCCCGATGTGTGCAGCGGCACATGGCTGGGTGGGACTGGGGCGCATCGTCTATGCAGCGTCCTCGGCTCAGTTGACACAGTGGCTGCAGGCCTGGGGCGCGCCGTCGCCGCCGGTGGCCGCGCTGGCCATCACCACCATCGCGCCCGGCGTCGTCGTCGACGGCCCGGTGCCCGAACTCACGGAGACGATGAAGACGATGTATCAGCAGGCGTTCGCCCGATGA
- a CDS encoding tetratricopeptide repeat protein, whose protein sequence is MNAAPGMLGEAEGYYDLGSYHRPIETSSAAAQVWFDRGMIWSYAFNHDEAIRCFERALALDGDLAIARWGIAYAVGPNYNKAWEAFDPVELAASLSRARTELRLARDGRASAVERALIEALAARFPTDDPDDSEALQAGHSAYADAMAALAPAHPDDIDVAALTADALVNVTAWALWDSRTGEPAPGSRVVEAKRILDDALATPAGREHPGILHLYLHTMEMSTTPQEALPAADLLRDLVPDAGHLRHMPSHIDVLCGNYHDSVQSNLAAVQVDRRFVEREGELNFYSLYRAHNLHFVVYSAMFEGNSSIALKAAEELAGQLSPDLLAIESPPMADWLEAFVPLRVHVLVRFGRWDELIGTPLPEDPDLYCTTTATIHYGRGVALAASGRTAEARAERDLFAAAYARIPESRYLFNNTSRDILAVAAAMLDGEIAYRASAFDDAFAHLRRAVELDDSLPYDEPWGWMQPTRHAYGALLLEQGRVEDAAQVYAADLGLDPTLSRPCQHPGNVWSLHGYHECLTRLGRDAEAAIIGRQLELASARADVPIRASCACRLEATDAPSGGEQADDACCETPVP, encoded by the coding sequence ATGAACGCCGCGCCGGGGATGCTCGGCGAAGCCGAGGGCTACTACGATCTCGGCTCGTACCATCGACCGATTGAGACCTCCTCGGCCGCGGCCCAGGTCTGGTTCGACCGCGGCATGATCTGGTCGTATGCCTTCAATCACGACGAGGCGATCCGCTGCTTCGAGCGGGCGCTGGCGCTCGACGGCGACCTCGCGATCGCGAGGTGGGGTATCGCGTATGCCGTCGGACCGAACTACAACAAGGCTTGGGAGGCATTCGATCCCGTCGAGTTGGCGGCATCGCTGAGCCGGGCCAGGACGGAACTGCGACTGGCCCGCGACGGCCGCGCCTCCGCCGTGGAACGCGCCCTGATCGAGGCGCTGGCCGCCCGATTCCCCACCGATGATCCCGATGACAGCGAGGCCCTGCAGGCCGGGCACTCCGCGTATGCCGATGCGATGGCGGCGTTGGCGCCGGCTCATCCCGACGATATCGACGTGGCCGCCTTGACGGCCGATGCGTTGGTGAACGTCACGGCGTGGGCGCTGTGGGACAGCCGAACCGGCGAGCCCGCCCCAGGCTCACGGGTGGTGGAGGCCAAGAGGATCCTCGACGACGCGCTGGCCACCCCCGCCGGACGGGAACACCCGGGAATCCTGCACCTGTACCTGCACACGATGGAGATGTCGACGACGCCGCAGGAGGCATTGCCCGCGGCGGATCTGTTGCGCGACCTGGTTCCCGACGCCGGTCACCTCCGGCACATGCCCAGCCACATCGACGTGCTGTGCGGCAACTATCACGACTCGGTGCAGTCGAATCTGGCTGCGGTACAAGTGGATCGGCGATTTGTCGAGCGCGAGGGCGAGCTGAACTTCTATTCGCTCTACCGGGCGCACAATCTGCACTTCGTGGTGTACTCGGCGATGTTCGAGGGAAACTCCTCGATTGCCCTGAAGGCGGCCGAGGAACTCGCCGGCCAACTCTCCCCCGACCTGCTCGCCATCGAGTCACCGCCGATGGCCGACTGGCTTGAAGCGTTCGTGCCGCTGCGGGTTCACGTGCTGGTTCGCTTCGGCCGGTGGGACGAGCTGATCGGCACGCCGCTGCCCGAGGACCCCGACCTGTACTGCACGACCACGGCCACCATCCACTACGGGCGCGGTGTGGCCCTGGCGGCGTCGGGGCGAACCGCTGAGGCCAGGGCCGAGCGAGACCTGTTCGCGGCCGCCTACGCACGGATTCCGGAGAGCCGCTATCTGTTCAACAACACCAGCCGGGATATCCTGGCTGTCGCCGCCGCCATGTTGGACGGCGAGATCGCTTATCGTGCAAGTGCGTTCGACGATGCCTTTGCGCATCTGCGGCGCGCGGTGGAGCTCGACGACTCGCTCCCCTACGACGAACCATGGGGCTGGATGCAGCCCACCCGGCATGCGTACGGCGCGCTGCTGCTCGAGCAGGGCCGGGTCGAAGACGCGGCACAGGTCTACGCCGCGGATCTCGGGTTGGATCCGACACTGAGCAGGCCCTGCCAACACCCGGGCAATGTGTGGAGCCTGCACGGATACCACGAGTGCCTGACACGCCTCGGCCGCGATGCGGAAGCAGCCATCATCGGCAGGCAACTCGAGCTCGCGTCCGCGCGTGCCGACGTCCCGATCCGTGCGTCGTGTGCCTGCCGTCTCGAGGCCACTGACGCGCCTTCCGGCGGGGAGCAGGCCGACGACGCATGCTGTGAGACCCCCGTTCCGTAG
- a CDS encoding helix-turn-helix domain-containing protein — protein MPDRGLSADPRAERVRTRLRAAAFELAHERAVDEITVGELVTRADVSRQVFYRHFRDRDDAVAAAFTHAFAAAVAGDAAADARGRILQLFGFASEHRAMYHNVIPSAVTQSVVTAFRAALLPACAEIAAQGMAVLDTIAPLPPESVTRFLVGGFMEVLRSWMEDPEAADLHARVSAALDTVDALLGIASTQKGPHRG, from the coding sequence CTGCCCGATCGTGGCCTCAGCGCCGACCCCCGCGCCGAGCGAGTCCGCACGCGACTCCGAGCCGCGGCGTTCGAGCTGGCGCACGAGCGTGCGGTCGACGAGATCACCGTCGGGGAACTGGTCACCAGGGCCGACGTCAGCCGTCAGGTGTTCTACCGGCATTTCCGCGACCGCGACGACGCCGTCGCGGCGGCGTTCACCCACGCGTTCGCCGCGGCGGTGGCCGGCGACGCCGCCGCCGACGCGCGTGGCCGCATCCTGCAACTCTTCGGGTTCGCCTCCGAACACCGGGCGATGTACCACAACGTCATACCCAGTGCTGTCACGCAATCGGTGGTGACCGCGTTCCGCGCGGCGTTGCTCCCGGCATGCGCCGAGATCGCCGCGCAGGGCATGGCTGTGCTGGACACGATCGCCCCCCTGCCCCCGGAGTCGGTGACCCGCTTCCTCGTCGGCGGGTTCATGGAGGTGCTGCGGTCGTGGATGGAGGATCCCGAGGCCGCTGACCTGCACGCGCGCGTGAGCGCAGCCCTGGACACCGTCGACGCGCTGCTGGGCATCGCGTCCACTCAGAAAGGACCTCACCGTGGGTAG
- a CDS encoding regulator gives MSTEVTNPTADSPTEKPISIPWWTRGDTNAFFGLGFNILVNVLTLTGLMIGVIAVPADDVLGTVLPALGVALILGNLYYTFLARRLAQRENRSDVTALPYGPSVPHMFIVVFVVMLPVYLATDDPIQAWQAGLAWAFLIGVIVMIGAFVGPYIRKLTPRAAMLGTLAGISITFISMRPAAQMWEVAWIGLPVLAIILIGFFTNVKLPGGVPIGLLALLVGTAIGWAGGYMSAPDVGQAVSDIAIGIPDLRFDLLFNGLSDLAPLLGTAIPLGVYNFTEAMSNVESAAAAGDNYNLRSVLLADGAGAVVGSAFGSPFPPAVYIGHPGWKDAGGRASYSLASGAAIGILCFVGLFGVLAALLPVPAIVPILLYIGLLIGAQAFQAVPRLHAVAVVAALLPNLAEWGRGMIDNALSAAGTSATEVTAEALNNAGVVYDGLKTLGEGAVLVGLILGTMVTFILDKKFLYAAGASAVGAALSFIGLIHAPEVAWAASPQVALGYLFFGIVCVAFSFLPGAKDPVEVDESDVVAGH, from the coding sequence ATGAGCACTGAAGTCACCAATCCGACCGCCGATTCCCCCACGGAGAAGCCGATCTCCATACCGTGGTGGACCCGCGGTGACACCAACGCGTTCTTCGGCCTCGGATTCAACATCCTGGTCAACGTCCTCACACTGACCGGGTTGATGATCGGCGTCATCGCCGTTCCCGCCGACGACGTCCTGGGCACCGTGCTGCCCGCGCTGGGCGTGGCACTCATTCTCGGCAACCTCTACTACACATTCCTGGCGCGTCGACTTGCTCAGCGAGAGAACAGATCTGATGTCACTGCTCTGCCGTACGGGCCGAGCGTGCCGCACATGTTCATCGTGGTCTTCGTCGTCATGCTGCCGGTCTATCTGGCCACCGACGACCCGATCCAGGCCTGGCAGGCCGGTCTGGCGTGGGCATTCCTGATCGGTGTCATCGTCATGATCGGCGCCTTCGTCGGTCCGTACATTCGAAAGCTGACACCGCGCGCGGCGATGCTGGGAACCCTTGCGGGCATTTCCATCACCTTCATCTCGATGCGGCCGGCGGCCCAGATGTGGGAGGTGGCCTGGATCGGCTTGCCCGTCCTGGCCATCATCCTCATCGGCTTCTTCACCAATGTGAAGCTGCCGGGCGGTGTTCCGATCGGATTGCTCGCGCTGCTGGTCGGCACCGCGATCGGCTGGGCGGGCGGCTACATGTCCGCTCCCGACGTCGGCCAGGCCGTCAGCGACATCGCCATCGGTATCCCCGACCTGCGATTCGATCTGCTGTTCAACGGGCTCTCCGACCTCGCGCCGCTGCTGGGCACCGCGATTCCGCTCGGCGTGTACAACTTCACCGAGGCGATGAGCAACGTCGAGAGCGCCGCCGCGGCCGGCGACAACTACAACCTGCGCAGCGTACTTCTCGCCGACGGTGCCGGAGCGGTGGTCGGTTCGGCGTTCGGGTCGCCGTTCCCGCCTGCGGTCTACATCGGTCACCCGGGGTGGAAGGACGCCGGTGGCCGGGCGAGTTACTCGCTGGCCAGCGGCGCCGCCATCGGAATTCTCTGTTTCGTCGGGCTTTTCGGGGTTCTTGCGGCACTGCTGCCGGTGCCTGCCATCGTGCCCATCCTGCTCTACATCGGGCTGCTGATCGGTGCGCAGGCGTTCCAGGCGGTACCCCGGCTGCACGCTGTGGCGGTGGTCGCCGCGCTGTTGCCCAACCTGGCCGAGTGGGGTCGAGGCATGATCGACAACGCGCTCAGCGCCGCGGGGACATCGGCGACCGAGGTGACCGCTGAAGCGTTGAACAACGCGGGTGTGGTCTATGACGGACTGAAGACGCTCGGCGAGGGCGCGGTGCTGGTCGGACTCATCCTGGGCACGATGGTCACGTTCATCCTGGACAAGAAGTTCCTCTACGCCGCTGGTGCGTCGGCAGTGGGAGCCGCGCTGTCCTTCATCGGGCTCATCCATGCCCCTGAGGTCGCGTGGGCGGCGAGTCCGCAGGTGGCGCTGGGCTACCTGTTCTTCGGGATCGTCTGTGTCGCCTTCTCGTTCCTGCCCGGGGCCAAGGACCCGGTGGAGGTCGACGAGTCCGATGTCGTGGCGGGGCACTGA
- a CDS encoding cysteine hydrolase: MTSTFDVPAEPTSFPIVADRTALIVIDMQRDFLLPGGFGESLGNDVDQLLKVVPPLAALIAAARASGVMVIHTREGHEPDLSDCPPAKLNRGAPSKRIGDPGKYGRILIRGEYGHDIVDELAPIDGEVVIDKPGKGAFYATELSEILAEAGITQLLITGVTTEVCVHTTTREANDRGYECLVVSDCVGSYFPDFQRIGLEMIKAQGGIFGWVADSAAVIPALSQLAATAA, from the coding sequence GTGACATCAACATTCGACGTGCCCGCCGAACCGACCTCCTTCCCGATCGTCGCGGACAGGACAGCGCTCATCGTCATCGACATGCAACGGGACTTCCTGTTGCCCGGTGGTTTCGGCGAAAGTCTCGGCAACGATGTGGATCAGTTGCTCAAGGTGGTGCCACCGCTGGCCGCCTTGATCGCAGCGGCGCGCGCATCGGGTGTCATGGTCATCCACACCCGCGAGGGGCATGAACCCGACCTTTCCGACTGTCCGCCGGCCAAACTCAACCGAGGTGCGCCATCGAAGCGCATCGGGGACCCGGGCAAGTACGGCCGCATCCTGATCCGCGGTGAATACGGCCACGACATCGTCGACGAGCTGGCCCCGATCGACGGCGAGGTCGTGATCGACAAGCCCGGGAAGGGCGCGTTCTACGCAACCGAGTTGTCGGAGATCCTCGCCGAGGCGGGAATCACCCAGCTCCTGATCACCGGTGTGACCACGGAGGTCTGCGTGCACACGACCACTCGCGAGGCCAACGACCGAGGGTACGAATGCCTGGTCGTATCCGACTGTGTGGGTTCCTATTTCCCCGATTTTCAGCGCATCGGACTGGAGATGATCAAAGCGCAGGGGGGCATTTTCGGTTGGGTGGCCGACAGTGCGGCGGTCATCCCGGCACTGAGTCAACTCGCCGCGACGGCAGCCTGA
- a CDS encoding allophanate hydrolase — MAEAFHGPSIGPSVAEILASHAGGTGSPAKTAARVADAIAARGDDGTWLSTVPRDQLIAAAEAIEQRPGARTLPLYGVPFGVKDSIDVEGVATTLSCPDYAYVASVTAPAVQRLLDAGALYVGKTNLDQFATGLNGTRTPYTVPRSVYGGEMISGGSSSGSALAVALGQVPFAVATDTAGSGRVPAALNGVVGFKPSRGLISTVGLVPACKSLDCLSVMAGCIDDVDRVLDVMVGRDDDDAWSRDRGPRFSGAPIRVGLPPESELEFFGDDEMRSAHLAFREHLSRSATVVDVSLEPFLAAGSLLYQGPWVAERLVEFGDFLAAQPESIHPVVRDIFSSGHNYTAVDAFAALQKLQELKAVVSRLWRRMDVLVLPTIGTTFTVDEVRAAPIDCNTMLGHYTHFGNLLDLLGAAIPLGVTADGRPYSAMLLGAALSDDTVLQLAAQLLDEPRAPQTVAAMTTTDSNVAEERL; from the coding sequence ATGGCCGAAGCCTTCCATGGTCCCTCCATCGGACCCTCCGTGGCGGAGATCCTCGCGTCGCACGCGGGGGGCACGGGATCACCTGCAAAAACCGCTGCTCGCGTTGCCGATGCGATCGCCGCCCGCGGCGACGACGGCACCTGGTTGTCCACGGTTCCCCGTGACCAGTTGATTGCCGCGGCGGAGGCGATCGAGCAGCGCCCCGGCGCCAGGACGCTGCCGCTCTACGGCGTGCCGTTCGGGGTCAAGGACAGCATCGACGTCGAGGGCGTCGCCACGACGCTGTCATGTCCCGACTACGCCTATGTCGCGTCAGTCACCGCACCCGCCGTGCAGCGACTGCTCGACGCCGGGGCGCTGTATGTGGGCAAGACCAACCTCGACCAGTTCGCGACGGGACTGAACGGGACACGCACCCCCTACACCGTCCCCCGCAGCGTCTATGGCGGCGAGATGATCTCGGGCGGATCGAGTTCCGGCTCTGCTCTGGCAGTGGCGCTCGGGCAGGTGCCGTTTGCGGTCGCCACCGACACCGCCGGCTCCGGTCGGGTGCCGGCCGCGCTGAACGGGGTCGTGGGCTTCAAGCCGTCGCGGGGGCTGATCAGCACAGTCGGTCTCGTTCCCGCCTGCAAATCGCTGGACTGCCTCAGCGTCATGGCGGGTTGCATCGACGACGTCGACCGGGTGCTCGATGTGATGGTCGGTCGCGATGACGACGATGCCTGGTCGCGCGACCGCGGCCCCCGCTTCTCGGGTGCCCCGATCCGGGTGGGGTTGCCACCGGAGTCCGAGCTGGAGTTCTTCGGCGACGACGAGATGCGCAGCGCGCACCTGGCTTTCAGGGAGCACCTGTCGCGATCCGCCACGGTCGTCGACGTCTCGCTGGAACCGTTCCTCGCTGCCGGCTCATTGCTCTACCAAGGCCCCTGGGTGGCCGAGCGGTTGGTGGAGTTCGGCGATTTCCTCGCCGCACAACCGGAGTCGATACATCCGGTGGTGCGTGACATCTTCTCCAGTGGGCACAACTACACGGCGGTCGACGCCTTCGCCGCTCTGCAGAAGCTGCAGGAGCTCAAGGCGGTCGTGAGCCGCCTGTGGCGCCGCATGGATGTGCTGGTGCTGCCGACGATCGGCACCACCTTCACCGTCGACGAGGTTCGTGCCGCACCGATCGACTGCAACACGATGCTCGGCCACTACACACATTTCGGTAACTTGCTCGACCTCCTCGGCGCCGCGATTCCGCTCGGCGTGACCGCCGATGGGCGGCCCTACAGCGCCATGTTGCTGGGCGCCGCCCTCAGCGACGACACCGTACTGCAGCTCGCCGCGCAGCTACTCGACGAACCGCGAGCGCCGCAGACGGTGGCCGCCATGACCACAACCGATTCCAACGTCGCCGAGGAGCGCCTGTGA
- a CDS encoding GntR family transcriptional regulator, whose amino-acid sequence MAAPSDDPSRPLLPATLVELAGHRLRDAILSGELAPGDKIVEEQLCADFGISRAPLREALRLLAQQGLVEHLPRRGSRVTEWSPGDILQLFGLRGVLERHAIETALPLPDPGQALEPVRAALERMDTAQDALDRDDAHRAFHAAVVALAANRQLDITLEPILLKLQLPMARNLREEARQREGGDGIERHKAILSALEMNDPAVVVEALQDHGHLHYLGLESER is encoded by the coding sequence ATGGCCGCGCCGAGTGATGACCCGTCGCGCCCCTTGTTGCCCGCAACCCTGGTCGAACTGGCCGGACACCGACTCCGTGACGCGATCCTCAGCGGTGAGCTCGCGCCGGGCGACAAGATCGTCGAAGAGCAGCTGTGTGCCGATTTCGGCATCAGCAGGGCACCGCTGCGGGAAGCACTACGGCTGCTCGCGCAGCAAGGACTGGTCGAGCATCTCCCCCGGCGCGGATCGCGCGTGACCGAGTGGTCACCCGGCGACATCCTTCAGTTGTTCGGGCTTCGAGGGGTCCTGGAGCGGCACGCGATAGAAACCGCGCTCCCCTTACCCGACCCCGGGCAGGCTCTCGAGCCGGTCAGGGCGGCGCTCGAACGCATGGACACCGCGCAGGACGCTCTGGATCGCGACGATGCCCACCGAGCGTTCCACGCGGCGGTCGTGGCGCTGGCCGCCAACCGTCAACTCGACATCACTCTCGAACCCATCCTGCTCAAGCTGCAGCTGCCGATGGCCAGGAACCTGCGCGAAGAGGCCCGCCAGCGGGAGGGCGGCGACGGCATCGAGCGACACAAGGCGATCTTGTCCGCGCTCGAGATGAACGATCCCGCAGTCGTTGTCGAGGCTCTGCAGGACCACGGGCATCTGCACTACCTCGGCCTCGAGTCCGAGCGCTGA